A single genomic interval of Granulicella tundricola MP5ACTX9 harbors:
- a CDS encoding prepilin peptidase: MLSPVFFEAAGLLLGLLFGSFLNVCISRLPQHQSVVTPRSKCPGCEHPIRWFDNIPLLSWVLLRGRCRDCKERISWRYPAVELATGLWFARAGAQIRELHYVSAFGLGPLSGSQLLEGYVQILAIAVLGFLLIGLIVMDWQTQRLPDAFTLGGIFAGLFLVCTQAIFLGPTEAQINLTSHHLRMSSPGSFVGRGNVFLTGPEHLIFGRLLAVAGIAAILLTIRALYKAVRHRDGLGLGDVKMLAMVAAFLGFWPTILTLFLGTFLASAYAIPLVLRRRANALTKLPFGSFLGIAGLLAALFAEPILNWYAGLFR, from the coding sequence ATGCTCTCGCCCGTCTTCTTTGAGGCTGCCGGCCTCTTGCTCGGTCTGCTCTTCGGCAGCTTTTTGAATGTCTGCATCTCGCGTCTGCCGCAGCACCAGTCCGTCGTCACGCCGCGGTCAAAGTGCCCGGGCTGCGAGCATCCCATCCGTTGGTTCGACAATATTCCGCTGCTGAGTTGGGTTTTGCTGCGGGGGCGGTGCCGGGATTGCAAGGAGAGGATTTCATGGCGCTATCCGGCCGTTGAACTTGCGACCGGCCTCTGGTTCGCCCGCGCTGGAGCGCAGATACGAGAGCTTCATTATGTAAGCGCGTTCGGTTTAGGGCCGCTGAGCGGAAGCCAACTTTTGGAAGGCTACGTTCAGATTCTCGCGATCGCCGTCCTTGGCTTCCTCCTCATCGGCCTGATCGTTATGGACTGGCAGACCCAGCGCCTGCCTGACGCGTTCACCCTCGGCGGCATCTTTGCCGGACTGTTCCTGGTCTGCACCCAGGCCATCTTCCTGGGGCCGACCGAGGCGCAGATCAACCTGACCAGCCATCACCTGCGGATGTCCAGCCCGGGCTCGTTTGTGGGGCGTGGCAACGTCTTCCTGACGGGGCCCGAGCACCTCATCTTCGGGCGGCTGCTGGCCGTGGCCGGGATCGCGGCCATCCTGCTGACCATCCGGGCGCTCTACAAGGCCGTCCGGCACCGCGACGGGCTTGGGCTGGGCGACGTGAAGATGCTGGCCATGGTCGCCGCCTTTCTGGGCTTCTGGCCGACGATCCTAACACTGTTCCTGGGGACCTTTCTGGCCAGCGCCTACGCGATCCCGCTGGTCCTGCGCCGCCGGGCCAACGCGCTGACCAAGCTGCCCTTTGGCTCCTTCCTGGGCATCGCGGGCCTTCTTGCCGCGCTTTTTGCCGAGCCGATCCTGAACTGGTACGCCGGCCTGTTTCGTTGA
- a CDS encoding NADH-quinone oxidoreductase subunit A, which yields MQTYPYLWQYLPLVLQIVVAIALAGGMVGASFFVGKHKNSRTKAGTYECGMDPVGDSRGRFSVRFYMVAMLFILFDVEAVFMLPWAVIFRKLPGLGYSKYFGFNEMLVYLAFVGVGLFYVWKKGILNWANDKGDL from the coding sequence ATGCAGACATACCCCTACCTCTGGCAATACCTCCCTCTCGTCCTTCAGATCGTGGTCGCCATCGCACTTGCGGGCGGCATGGTTGGAGCGTCGTTCTTCGTCGGCAAGCATAAGAACTCCCGGACCAAGGCAGGCACGTACGAGTGCGGCATGGACCCGGTGGGCGACTCGCGCGGGCGGTTTTCCGTGCGGTTCTATATGGTTGCGATGCTGTTCATCCTGTTCGACGTGGAAGCCGTGTTCATGCTGCCGTGGGCTGTGATCTTCCGCAAGCTTCCCGGTTTGGGCTACTCCAAATACTTTGGCTTTAACGAGATGCTGGTTTATCTGGCGTTCGTCGGCGTGGGACTGTTTTATGTCTGGAAGAAGGGCATTCTGAACTGGGCGAACGATAAGGGAGATCTCTAA
- a CDS encoding NADH-quinone oxidoreductase subunit C: MYDPATALKGLDAVSEAHPENKALIALKSIATNAKFDREELTIVVPGESIIEATQAVKAAGYNFLEDVTCVDWYPSEPRFQVTYHILSHALKTRVRLHVLLDSASPSVNSIVPVWPSANFYEREIFDLFGIHFGGHPNMKRIMMPEDWQGHPLRKDYPVEGYR, from the coding sequence ATGTACGATCCCGCCACCGCCCTGAAGGGTCTCGACGCTGTCAGCGAAGCTCACCCGGAGAACAAGGCGCTCATTGCGCTGAAGTCCATTGCGACCAATGCCAAGTTTGACCGCGAAGAGCTGACGATCGTCGTTCCCGGCGAGAGCATTATCGAAGCGACACAGGCCGTCAAGGCCGCCGGTTACAACTTTCTGGAGGACGTGACGTGCGTGGACTGGTATCCGTCCGAGCCGCGCTTTCAGGTGACGTACCACATTCTTTCGCATGCGTTGAAGACCCGCGTGCGGCTGCATGTGCTGCTCGATTCAGCTAGTCCCTCGGTCAACTCCATCGTGCCGGTGTGGCCTTCGGCCAACTTTTACGAGCGTGAGATCTTTGATCTGTTCGGCATCCACTTTGGCGGCCATCCCAACATGAAGCGCATCATGATGCCGGAAGACTGGCAGGGCCACCCACTGCGTAAGGACTATCCCGTGGAGGGATACAGATAA
- the nuoD gene encoding NADH dehydrogenase (quinone) subunit D produces MATAPPIAPEDLINPSIDEVLADSRAHNAQGDPKDHTMVLNMGPQHPSTHGVLRLVLEIDGESVVSCAPDIGYLHTGIEKTCEAKFYQQVVPLTDRIDYLCPMTNNLAYCLGVEKLLGLEIPERAIYLRVLLQELTRIQSHLVWLGTHAMDVGALTVFLYCFREREQLLRIFENLSGQRMMTSYVRIGGLSMEPPLDFYKQCQDFINSFPSKIDEYEGLLNANPIWKGRLQGVGYLSPEDAVALGVTGPPLRASGVDWDLRRDMPYAGYEKFKFDVPVSKVGDVWARYVVRMQEMRESLKICQQALDGMPAGRIVADAPKIILPDREQMKTQMESLIHHFKIVTEGFGVPAGEVYQALEAPRGEMAYYVVSDGTAKPYRVHMRNPGFATLQALETMCKGRLLADVVAVIGSIDIVLGEIDR; encoded by the coding sequence ATGGCTACCGCTCCTCCGATTGCTCCTGAAGATTTGATCAACCCGTCGATCGACGAGGTTCTGGCGGACTCCCGCGCGCACAACGCGCAGGGCGACCCCAAGGACCACACGATGGTGCTGAACATGGGCCCGCAGCACCCGAGCACGCATGGTGTTTTGCGGCTGGTGCTGGAGATCGACGGCGAATCCGTGGTGTCGTGCGCACCGGATATCGGGTATCTGCATACGGGTATCGAGAAGACGTGCGAGGCGAAGTTCTATCAGCAGGTGGTACCGCTGACGGATCGTATCGACTATCTGTGCCCGATGACGAATAATCTGGCGTACTGCCTGGGCGTGGAGAAGCTGCTCGGCCTGGAGATTCCGGAGCGGGCGATCTATCTGCGCGTGCTGCTGCAGGAGCTGACGCGGATTCAATCGCACCTGGTGTGGCTGGGCACGCACGCCATGGACGTGGGCGCGCTGACCGTTTTCCTCTATTGCTTCCGTGAGCGGGAGCAGTTGCTGCGGATCTTTGAGAACCTCTCCGGCCAGCGGATGATGACGAGCTATGTGCGGATCGGTGGGCTGTCGATGGAGCCGCCGCTTGATTTCTATAAGCAGTGCCAGGACTTCATCAACAGCTTTCCGAGCAAGATCGACGAGTATGAAGGGCTGCTGAACGCGAATCCGATCTGGAAGGGGCGGCTGCAAGGGGTTGGTTATCTCTCGCCTGAGGATGCGGTTGCGCTGGGCGTGACGGGGCCGCCGTTGCGTGCGAGCGGCGTCGACTGGGATCTGCGGCGGGATATGCCGTATGCGGGCTATGAGAAGTTCAAGTTCGACGTGCCGGTGTCCAAGGTGGGCGATGTTTGGGCCAGGTATGTGGTGCGGATGCAGGAGATGCGGGAGTCGCTGAAGATCTGCCAGCAGGCGCTGGATGGGATGCCGGCGGGACGCATTGTGGCTGACGCGCCGAAGATCATTCTGCCGGACCGGGAGCAGATGAAGACGCAGATGGAGTCGCTGATCCACCACTTCAAGATTGTGACGGAAGGGTTTGGGGTGCCGGCGGGCGAGGTCTACCAGGCGCTCGAAGCGCCGCGTGGTGAGATGGCTTATTACGTTGTGTCTGATGGCACGGCTAAGCCGTATCGGGTGCATATGCGGAATCCGGGATTTGCTACGCTGCAGGCGCTGGAGACGATGTGCAAGGGACGGCTGCTGGCGGATGTGGTGGCTGTGATCGGGTCGATCGATATTGTGCTGGGAGAGATCGATCGCTAA
- a CDS encoding NADH-quinone oxidoreductase subunit NuoE family protein: protein MSAIANTIFSPEMAAKFDHLITIYPLKRSALVPMLLYAQDELGFVSEPAIKEIAQRLDLFDLDVRNVLSYYSMLRTKPAGKYNVQVCTNISCMLRGGYEILDHCKAKLGIGHKQTTPDGQFSLEEVECIGACCWAPAMQVNYDFHDDLTTVKVDDILAEYAAGRGKDVK, encoded by the coding sequence GTGAGTGCAATCGCCAACACAATCTTTTCGCCGGAGATGGCGGCGAAGTTCGACCACCTCATCACCATCTACCCGCTGAAGCGCTCCGCCCTCGTCCCAATGCTGCTTTACGCGCAGGACGAACTCGGCTTTGTCTCTGAGCCTGCGATCAAGGAGATTGCACAGCGTCTGGACCTCTTCGATCTGGACGTACGCAACGTGCTTTCGTACTACTCCATGCTGCGGACCAAGCCGGCGGGCAAGTACAACGTGCAGGTGTGCACCAATATCTCCTGCATGCTGCGCGGTGGGTACGAGATCCTCGACCACTGCAAGGCGAAGCTGGGTATCGGGCATAAGCAGACCACGCCGGATGGGCAGTTTTCGCTTGAGGAAGTCGAGTGTATCGGAGCCTGTTGCTGGGCTCCCGCGATGCAGGTCAACTACGACTTTCATGACGATCTGACGACCGTGAAGGTCGACGACATCCTCGCCGAGTACGCCGCAGGCCGCGGAAAGGACGTCAAATAA